A single window of Hippocampus zosterae strain Florida chromosome 15, ASM2543408v3, whole genome shotgun sequence DNA harbors:
- the LOC127616608 gene encoding chemokine XC receptor 1 has protein sequence MAAAEEVTMTGTPIKTTNWTYYDDNYNYDEDYQDEMCNASTLLHFIQISSPLFYSVVAVLSLLGNILVVVIVLKYEKVQNLTNALILNLAVSDLLFATALPFWAYYDVWGWAFGERACKLVSFVFNVGFYSSGLLLIAMTAQRHAAVLNPLSGLVSAAGVYSVLASILIWTTSVMVAVPALVLTVVVEQSGKHHCEYDDSASGLWGIYQQNVLFVLISGVFLFCYSQILCRLFRPSARRRKNRTLKLIFTLMLLFFVGWAPYNIALFLKSLRFWSQTPMDSVTLAKQCASHNRLDFTFHISRLLAFSHCCLNPVFYVLVGSKFKHHLKKMMGCWRDSDGGGAYGQRGRLVITSLSSGDDLCV, from the coding sequence ATGGCTGCAGCTGAAGAAGTCACCATGACAGGAACACCAATCAAGACGACTAACTGGACATATTATGATGATAATTATAATTATGATGAAGACTACCAAGATGAAATGTGTAATGCAAGTACCCTGTTGCACTTCATCCAGATCTCCAGTCCTCTCTTTTACTCCGTGGTCGCTGTGCTCAGTCTGCTGGGCAACATCCTGGTCGTGGTAATTGTACTCAAGTATGAGAAAGTCCAAAACCTCACCAATGCCCTCATCCTCAATCTAGCTGTGTCAGACCTCCTATTTGCAACGGCGCTGCCATTCTGGGCCTACTATGATGTTTGGGGCTGGGCTTTTGGGGAGCGTGCGTGCAAGTTGGTGAGCTTCGTATTCAACGTGGGATTCTACAGCAGCGGTCTGCTCCTCATCGCCATGACGGCCCAACGCCACGCCGCTGTGCTCAACCCCTTGTCTGGTCTCGTGTCGGCAGCAGGTGTCTACAGCGTGTTGGCATCCATCCTCATCTGGACCACAAGTGTCATGGTGGCCGTCCCGGCCTTAGTCCTCACTGTGGTCGTGGAGCAGAGTGGCAAGCATCACTGCGAATATGACGATTCCGCCAGCGGCTTGTGGGGAATCTATCAGCAGAATGTCCTTTTTGTCCTCATCTCAGGCGTGTTTCTCTTTTGCTACTCTCAGATCCTATGCAGGCTGTTTCGTCCTTCAGCGAGGAGACGCAAGAACAGAACTTTGAAATTAATTTTCACTCTCATGCTGCTCTTTTTCGTGGGCTGGGCTCCATATAATATTGCACTCTTTCTTAAATCTTTACGCTTCTGGTCCCAAACGCCTATGGACTCGGTGACCCTGGCCAAGCAGTGTGCCAGCCACAACCGTCTGGACTTTACCTTTCACATCAGCAGGCTTTTGGCTTTCTCGCACTGCTGCCTCAACCCCGTCTTCTATGTCTTAGTGGGCTCCAAATTCAAACACCACTTGAAGAAGATGATGGGGTGCTGGCGTGACAgtgacggcggcggcgcatATGGGCAACGTGGCCGACTGGTGATCACATCACTGTCTAGCGGGGATGACCTCTGCGTGTAA
- the ssx2ipa gene encoding synovial sarcoma, X breakpoint 2 interacting protein a: MGEWWTTMPGDTSTGTYEISSISHVTMSPSRQNNLVSLQPMSRNCRNPLHVFCTDDNISQCVSYINQELSSLGLSSYMEQSSAGPAGLSAVPALNAAFELLQVHRHTMATLEELEREQLKKSSTLDHMQMSNSRLRDQLELSIREKSGLHETERQLQLKIKTLQSCLKTEKDEVQKLQSIVASRASQYSHDGKRKERELAKLKERLSQLLVDRRDKKLAIDVLNCLGRADGKRSHWKTTKVTASHAEQMYKSMLREYEASQQSLMLENAELKKILQQMKKEMIHLLSPHNAPCRGASTDDSQERLDSDGDETTGNTSRELLDPSCDPAREQLTNSIRQQWRKVKSHMEKLDHQVQNHVGSSKELIPRETHEDEMERMRREVQQCKEFIHTQQQLLQQQPHASFDDETAEFLSDCYTLEEKERLKEEWRLFEEQKRNFERERKYFTEAAIRLGREKKAFEEDRASWLKSQFLNMTPFANRSRCSSADGYSALSISSEPELRKSSAKSLSSKFQNYSSFSTPKPAPSQSTVVPSSNKLDRTFRPIPDTSSSGCSYRGRLRETRSTTDDRDSRVLAKNGVSSEDISIFSLRDHENSLN; this comes from the exons ATGGGAGAGTGGTGGACAACCATGCCAGGAGACACTTCTACGG GAACCTATGAGATCTCCAGCATATCACATGTGACGATGTCCCCGTCAAGACAGAACAACCTTGTGTCACTGCAGCCTATGTCCAGGAACTGTCGCAATCCACTCCATGTCTTTTGCACAGATGACAACATCTCACAGTGTGTCTCCTACATCAATCAG GAGCTTTCCTCTCTGGGTCTCTCCTCATACATGGAGCAAAGCTCAGCAGGGCCCGCCGGCCTGAGTGCGGTGCCCGCTTTGAACGCAGCCTTTGAGCTGCTGCAGGTTCACAGGCACACCATGGCCACTTTAGAGGAGCTCGAGAGAGAGCAGCTCAAGAAGTCCAGCACCTTGGATCACATGCAGATGAGCAATTCACGGCTGAGG GATCAACTTGAGCTATCCATTCGAGAGAAATCGGGTTTACATGAGACAGAAAGGCAGCTCCAACTCAAAATCAAGACTCTGCAAAGCTGCCTAAAGACGGAGAAAGATGAG GTTCAGAAGCTCCAGAGTATAGTTGCTAGCCGTGCATCGCAGTACAGCCATGACGGCaagaggaaagagagagagttggccAAGCTCAAGGAGCGCCTCAGTCAACTCCTTGTGGATAGAAGAGATAAAAAACTGG CTATTGACGTGCTAAACTGCCTTGGACGAGCAGACGGCAAAAGGAGCCACTGGAAAACAACCAAAGTCACAGCCAG CCATGCAGAGCAAATGTACAAGTCTATGTTGCGTGAATACGAGGCCAGCCAGCAGTCGCTTATGCTGGAGAATGCAGAGCTGAAGAAGATCCTTCAGCAGATGAAAAAGGAAATGATACACTTGCTGAGTCCACACAACGCGCCGTGCAGAGGAGCAAGCACTGATGACAGCCAGGAGAGG ttgGATTCTGATGGGGATGAAACGACGGGCAACACCAGCAGAGAACTACTCGACCCTTCATGTGACCCAGCGAGGGAGCAGCTCACCAACAGCATTCGCCAGCAGTGGAGAAAAGTGAAGAGccacatggagaagttggaccACCAAG TTCAAAATCACGTGGGGTCGAGTAAGGAGTTGATCCCAAGGGAAACCCACGAGGACGAGatggagaggatgaggcgcgAAGTGCAGCAGTGTAAGGAGTTCATTCACACGCAGCAGCAACTCCTCCAG CAACAACCACATGCATCATTCGACGATGAGACAGCCGAGTTCCTTAGTGACTGCTACACACTGGAAGAGAAGGAGCGGCTCAAGGAAGAGTGGAGGCTCTTTGAGGAGCAGAAAAGGAACTttgagagggagagaaagtaCTTCACAGAGGCCGCCATCCGCCTCGGTCGAGAA AAAAAGGCTTTTGAGGAGGATCGTGCATCATGGCTGAAGAGTCAGTTTTTAAACATGACGCCCTTTGCCAACCGTAGTAGATGCTCCTCGGCTGATGGTTATAGTGCCTTATCGATCA gTAGTGAGCCAGAGTTAAGGAAGTCTTCTGCAAAAAGCCTTTCCTCCaaattccaaaactattcatcgtTCTCTACTCCTAAACCTGCTCCTTCTCAAAGCACCGTAGTACCATCCTCAAACAAACTTGACCGGACATTCCGCCCTATTCCAGACACCAG TTCCTCTGGGTGCTCATATCGAGGACGCTTGCGGGAGACCCGCAGCACCACGGATGACAGAGACTCACGTGTCCTGGCCAAAAACGGAGTCTCCAGTGAAGACATAAGTATCTTCTCTCTCAGAGATCATGAGAACAGCCTCAACTAA
- the LOC127616585 gene encoding FYVE and coiled-coil domain-containing protein 1-like produces MTSSCSSVGQNQLQRIIRDLYDAVFQLSQEHKEYAEPVTDDSTNLRKFFYKLEYLLQFDLKEKTTFLGQRKDYWDYFCDCLIKIKGANDGIRFVKSIPEIRTSLGKGRAFIRYLLVHQRLADTLQQCLINQKVTSDWYYARSPFLDPSLTSKIVNHLYDLNQIHFDVAARGYDLDIDWPAFARRTSGAGSLGLLWRPPSRCSSVNSLVQSQEVSIPDFSLPGDFASAETSLRSVAENLRIELDQSELRKQELLGQVDDLGKEAARLNDVVKNLQGQLLATQKTSLPDPSEVTTTMDVRNHYQTCWEENNCELQDRLAATENKNMELLSKLDKTIKEKTKEMTNFCESAWKIQELLDKLNLTEEKRLEAKKEAEDRARHCERVSHELKLKEEELRTCTEKLADLKSRGQDERAETLKRLEELQGAVGRIQGALTLKEKESGNLRAQLQGLQTSLEFRERQAEELRRRLQEERDEIERRCTARDSQNETLEVQLLDLRKTLKSREKELSVSAERIKHLEEHLEKLNVEKESLISRLNENNGKACEETGNFNNCKFECCELKGINTALLQAVKKSEETIAEMTQGREVLLDQLATLRASEKHLKGRVEAADLCMEEREEKLLEENHRFAGLVEKVLLEKERLEAQQKSVLQDNRELLEVQSSLKKQLSEAQEELDLLHAKVSNLSENLTVSQKSHAELLLKFQQTEVMLKDQTAKCGLVLARAEELESRTSEQHDEKGAAESNEKMPKLREEHLTSETKEAPFRLVIAEAQLELNLLEVHRLREEVVELRAQLLAGTEERMKAQAFQEVTEASREDLRVLAEQLKGQVEELNRRHVDEILRSREREEALIRERDCEALARASLAAEVTASREELHTLKQRYDALCLENSDSGEALYRANTETAELGVRVCMLTAENEEARLRWETLSKRQQALEEEAAQEATRLDACTEQLRRENRQLLSKLRHQDDLWAMTQKLQEELTKVQEEADVLQRRSHQEIEALRLELSNQAISHSSQLQSVNEELMDERLQMLSEQENAVEVEKKLKRLEAEVQRYRHHLAEKTIQMAQSENLLEQKDNEVIHLRKNLSRCQEELDATQRACRELRDALRSVTLDKQNLDLRTAAELDDLYQTKVNLEERLVELIRDKDVLWQKTDALEFEQKLRNEETERDVNYCLGCDTPFGWWLRKHNCRFCGRPFCHYCLAIVASNQQGGTRERCCRECCNQRGFEAERPPQEDNSPSMPASALSRLLQPLRAVTSVLGGDEGDKVEDGMFDIITEEEVSRVSDSDSFATACSSGHGQQEAAQLSSSSASTGDVSSENPEDQFGTVQDAEIGLLKSGELTLASGFAVDDISNFGDIPRELFIKSSCYSTVPISAGWPGATVSWTFTSEPKGISFSVVFRESAQTTLEQAKVLIPLTRCNSHKETIRGEMKVRKPGEYILIFDNSFSRFISKRVMYHLAVDASGLS; encoded by the exons ATGACCTCCTCATGCTCCTCAGTTGGCCAAAATCAGCTGCAAAGGATCATCAGAGATCTCTATG atgCTGTGTTTCAGCTGAGTCAAGAGCATAAAGAGTACGCTGAGCCCGTAACCGATGACAGCACCAACCTGCGCAAATTTTTCTACAAACTGGAGTACTTGCTGCAG TTTGACCTGAAGGAGAAGACAACCTTTCTCGGCCAAAGAAAAGACTACTGGGATTACTTCTGCGACTGCCTGATTAAGATCAAGGGTGCTAATGATGGCATTCGTTTTGTAAAGTCCATCCCTGAG ATAAGAACCTCACTGGGTAAAGGAAGGGCCTTCATCCGCTACTTACTGGTTCACCAGCGACTTGCCGACACACTGCAGCAGTGTCTCATCAATCAGAAAGTCACAAG TGACTGGTACTACGCCCGGAGCCCCTTCCTTGACCCAAGCCTTACCTCAAAGATCGTAAACCACCTGTACGATCTCAACCAGATCCATTTTGATGTTGCTGCCCGAGGTTACGATCTTGACATTGATTGGCCAGCCTTTGCCAG ACGGACGTCAGGGGCTGGCTCATTAGGACTGTTGTGGAGACCCCCCAGTCGTTGTTCCAGCGTCAACAGTCTGGTCCAG TCACAGGAGGTCTCAATTCCAGACTTTAGTCTCCCTGGGGACTTTGCTTCAGCAGAAACATCCCTTCGCAGTGTTGCGGAGAATCTCCGCATCGAGCTCGACCAGTCTGAGCTCAGGAAGCAAGAGCTTCTTGGACAGGTGGACGACTTGGGCAAAGAGGCTGCCCGGCTGAATGATGTGGTGAAGAACCTTCAGGGCCAGTTGCTAGCAACTCAGAAGACCAGTTTGCCAGATCCTTCAGAAGTCACCACTACTATGGATGTCCGCAACCACTATCAAACGTGTTGGGAAGAAAACAACTGTGAACTTCAAGACAGACTCGCAGctactgaaaacaaaaatatggagCTCCTGTCTAAGCTGGACAAGACTATTAAAGAAAAGACCAAAGAAATGACCAACTTCTGCGAATCAGCCTGGAAGATCCAAGAACTCCTCGATAAATTAAACTTGACAGAGGAGAAGAGGCTGGAGGCCAAGAAGGAGGCTGAGGACCGGGCCAGGCATTGTGAGCGTGTGTCTCATGAGCTCAAACTGAAGGAGGAGGAGTTGAGGACCTGCACGGAGAAATTGGCTGACCTCAAATCCCGTGGCCAGGATGAGCGCGCAGAAACCCTCAAGCGCTTGGAGGAACTCCAGGGCGCGGTTGGTCGCATTCAAGGTGCATTGACGCTGAAAGAGAAGGAGAGTGGGAATTTACGAGCGCAGCTGCAGGGCTTGCAGACCTCGCTAGAGTTTCGAGAGCGCCAGGCAGAGGAACTGAGACGCAGGCTGCAGGAGGAACGTGACGAGATCGAGCGCCGATGTACTGCCAGAGACAGCCAGAATGAAACCCTGGAGGTTCAACTGCTGGACTTGCGGAAAACCTTAAAAAGCAGAGAGAAAGAGCTTTCTGTCAGCGCCGAGAGAATCAAACATTTGGAAGAGCATCTGGAGAAGTTGAACGTCGAGAAAGAGAGTCTGATTTCTAGACTCAATGAAAACAATGGGAAGGCCTGTGAAGAAACCGGCAACTTTAATAATTGCAAATTTGAGTGCTGCGAACTTAAGGGTATAAACACTGCGCTACTGCAAGCGGTCAAAAAGAGTGAGGAGACCATCGCAGAGATGACTCAGGGAAGGGAAGTCTTGCTAGACCAGCTAGCCACTCTGAGGGCTTCTGAGAAGCACCTGAAGGGAAGGGTGGAAGCTGCCGATCTTTGCATGGAAGAACGTGAGGAGAAGCTTCTGGAGGAAAACCACCGTTTTGCGGGGCTTGTCGAGAAGGTTCTTCTTGAGAAAGAGCGATTGGAAGCTCAGCAGAAAAGTGTGCTTCAGGATAATCGGGAACTCCTTGAGGTCCAGTCCTCCCTGAAAAAACAACTCTCTGAGGCCCAGGAGGAGCTCGACTTGCTTCACGCCAAAGTGTCAAATCTGTCCGAGAACCTCACAGTATCCCAAAAAAGTCACGCGGAGCTGCTGCTGAAATTCCAGCAAACGGAAGTCATGCTCAAAGACCAGACGGCTAAATGTGGGCTTGTGCTGGCTCGTGCTGAGGAGCTGGAGAGCAGGACCTCGGAGCAACATGATGAGAAAGGAGCGGCGGAGAGCAATGAGAAAATGCCCAAGCTTCGTGAGGAACATTTAACCTCTGAGACCAAAGAGGCTCCATTCAGGCTAGTGATTGCCGAGGCTCAACTGGAGCTCAACCTTCTGGAGGTGCACCGCCTCAGGGAAGAGGTGGTGGAGCTCAGGGCTCAGCTCCTGGCTGGAACGGAAGAAAGAATGAAAGCTCAGGCCTTTCAGGAGGTGACAGAGGCATCCAGAGAGGACCTGCGAGTCTTGGCGGAACAGCTCAAGGGTCAAGTGGAGGAGCTGAACAGGCGGCACGTCGACGAGATCCTGCGTTCTCGTGAGCGCGAGGAGGCATTGATCCGCGAGCGAGACTGCGAGGCCCTGGCTCGGGCGAGCCTGGCTGCCGAGGTGACGGCCAGCAGGGAGGAGCTACACACTCTCAAGCAACGCTATGACGCCTTGTGCCTTGAGAACAGCGACTCCGGGGAGGCCCTGTACCGAGCTAACACGGAAACCGCCGAGCTCGGAGTTCGCGTGTGCATGCTGACGGCCGAGAATGAAGAGGCCCGCCTGCGGTGGGAGACCCTCTCCAAGAGGCAGCAAgcgctggaggaggaggccgCACAGGAGGCCACCAGGCTGGATGCCTGCACAGAGCAGCTCCGCCGGGAGAATCGTCAGCTCCTCAGCAAGCTCCGTCACCAGGATGATCTTTGGGCCATGACGCAGAAGCTGCAGGAGGAGCTGACCAAGGTCCAGGAGGAGGCGGATGTGCTGCAGAGGAGGAGCCACCAGGAGATCGAGGCTCTCCGCCTGGAGCTCAGCAACCAGGCTATCAGCCACAGCAGCCAATTGCAG AGTGTCAATGAAGAGTTAATGGATGAAAGGTTACAGATGTTGAGTGAGCAGGAGAACGCAGTCGAGGTGGAGAAGAAACTAAAGCGTTTGGAG GCTGAGGTGCAAAGATACCGGCACCACCTCGCCGAGAAAACCATTCAGATGGCCCAGTCGGAAAATCTCCTTGAGCAGAAAGACAACGAGGTAATCCATCTGAGAAAGAACTTATCAag ATGCCAGGAGGAGCTTGATGCGACTCAACGGGCCTGCCGGGAGCTGAGGGACGCTCTGAGGAGCGTCACGCTGGACAAACAGAACTTGGATTTGAGGACGGCCGCCGAACTCGACGACCTCTACCAAACCAAGGTCAACCTGGAGGAAAGACTGGTGGAGCTCATCAG GGACAAAGACGTGCTGTGGCAGAAGACGGATGCGCTGGAGTTTGAACAGAAGCTGCGCAATGAGGAGACGGAGCGTGACGTCAACTACTGCCTTGGCTGCGACACCCCATTCGGCTGGTGGCTGCGCAAGCACAATTGCAG ATTTTGTGGCCGTCCTTTCTGCCACTATTGCCTGGCCATTGTAGCCAGCAACCAGCAGGGCGGCACCAGAGAGCGCTGCTGCCGGGAGTGTTGCAATCAGCGCGGTTTCGAGGCAGAGAGACCCCCGCAGGAGGACAACTCCCCCAGCATGCCGGCTTCTGCGTTGAGCCGTCTGCTGCAGCCTCTGAGAGCTGTTACGAGCGTCTTGG GAGGGGATGAAGGCGACAAGGTGGAGGATGGGATGTTTGATATCATCACAGAGGAGGAAGTCAGCCGTGTCTCCGACAGTGACTCATTtgccactgcctgctcttctggACATGGACAGCAGGAGGCAGCACAGCT aagcagcagcagtgcCAGCACAGGAGACGTCTCATCAGAAAACCCAGAGGACCAATTTGGAACCGTGCAAGATGCAGAGATCGGCCTGCTCAAGTCGGGAGAACTGac GTTGGCGTCTGGCTTTGCGGTGGACGACATCTCCAACTTTGGCGACATCCCGCGAGAGCTCTTCATCAAGTCGAGCTGTTACAGCACTGTGCCCATCAGCGCTGGCTGGCCCGGTGCCACCGTCTCTTGGACATTTACCTCCGAACCCAAAGGCATTTCCTTCAGCGTTGTTTTCCGGGAGAGTGCTCAGACGACACTGGAGCAGGCCAAG
- the LOC127616632 gene encoding guanine nucleotide-binding protein G(I)/G(S)/G(O) subunit gamma-5-like — MSSSNNLVAMKKVVQQLRFEASINRVKVSQAAADLQQFCMQNAMQDPLLTGVSSSTNPFRPQKVCSFL; from the exons ATGTCGAGTTCCAACAACCTTGTAGCCATGAAAAAGGTCGTACAGCAGCTGCGCTTCGAGGCGAGCATAAACAGAGTGAAG GTGTCCCAAGCAGCTGCGGACCTCCAGCAGTTCTGCATGCAGAACGCCATGCAAGACCCCTTGCTCACTGGCGTATCATCCAGCACCAACCCATTCAGGCCACAAAAGGTCTGCTCTTTCTTGTGA